A genomic segment from Verrucomicrobiales bacterium encodes:
- a CDS encoding ATP-dependent Clp protease proteolytic subunit — protein MHRLILTLGFLLQIWGLGAAPASETKQSPPSDTGARKVYVIPVREEIGTALVFLIRRGVKQAIEDKAELLVLDMETNGGRVDKTEEIIQILNQFPGKTMTYVNRKAFSAGAFISFATQQIYMAPEAVIGAAAPIMVGAGGGAEKVSEAAEAKMISATAALVRASAEKNGHNVDVAEAMIRRTKELVIEGEVLNRQGELLTLTSRGAEKRYGASSKPLLSAGTYPSLADLLIGTGYGSAERVMVEPTGWEQVGSFLSSQMVSSLLLAIGVIGVYLEFKAPGFGLPGIIGGTAFALYFLGGYLAGLSGASWVVIFFLGLALVVVEFFFFPGTLVVGLLGAGMMVLAVVMAVVDAYPRPDGLLPVFPQGDVLLRPLNTLLLATLVTVMGVLALARFLPQTALYRAAGSPVGSGMQTEELLAQRRAQLLGREGVTLTALRPGGKVLLGDDLCDALSRGEMIDKGERIKVVGFSGVEVTVERVV, from the coding sequence ATGCACCGCTTGATTCTCACCTTGGGATTCCTCCTCCAAATCTGGGGTTTGGGGGCGGCGCCAGCTTCGGAGACGAAGCAGTCTCCCCCGTCAGACACGGGCGCACGGAAGGTCTATGTCATTCCGGTCCGTGAGGAAATTGGTACGGCCTTGGTCTTTTTGATCCGGCGTGGGGTAAAGCAGGCCATTGAGGACAAGGCCGAGTTGTTGGTTTTGGATATGGAGACGAACGGAGGCAGGGTCGACAAGACCGAGGAGATTATTCAGATTTTGAATCAGTTTCCGGGCAAAACAATGACCTACGTGAACCGGAAAGCCTTCTCGGCCGGTGCCTTCATCTCCTTTGCGACGCAGCAGATCTACATGGCGCCTGAGGCGGTCATCGGGGCTGCCGCTCCCATCATGGTGGGGGCGGGCGGTGGTGCCGAAAAGGTTTCTGAAGCAGCGGAGGCCAAGATGATCAGCGCCACCGCAGCTCTGGTGCGTGCCAGTGCGGAGAAGAATGGGCATAATGTGGACGTGGCGGAGGCCATGATCCGGAGAACCAAGGAGCTGGTGATCGAAGGCGAGGTGCTCAATCGGCAGGGAGAACTGCTCACGCTGACGAGTCGGGGGGCTGAGAAGCGGTACGGAGCGTCCTCCAAGCCCTTGTTGTCGGCCGGCACCTATCCTTCGCTGGCGGATTTGCTGATCGGCACCGGCTATGGTTCTGCAGAGCGAGTGATGGTGGAACCCACTGGATGGGAACAGGTGGGCTCCTTCCTCAGCAGCCAAATGGTCAGTTCCCTGCTGCTGGCAATCGGTGTGATCGGCGTTTACTTGGAGTTTAAGGCTCCCGGGTTCGGGCTCCCGGGCATCATCGGCGGCACGGCGTTTGCCCTGTATTTTCTGGGTGGCTACCTGGCGGGTCTGTCCGGGGCCAGTTGGGTGGTAATTTTCTTTCTCGGCTTGGCCTTGGTAGTCGTGGAGTTTTTCTTCTTTCCCGGCACCCTGGTGGTTGGGCTGCTGGGGGCGGGCATGATGGTTCTGGCGGTCGTGATGGCGGTGGTGGATGCCTATCCGCGGCCCGATGGGCTGCTGCCCGTCTTTCCTCAGGGGGATGTTCTGCTTCGCCCTCTGAATACGTTGCTGCTCGCCACGTTGGTCACCGTGATGGGCGTGCTGGCGCTGGCCCGCTTTCTGCCCCAGACGGCGCTGTACCGAGCGGCGGGCTCTCCGGTGGGCAGTGGGATGCAGACCGAGGAATTGCTGGCCCAGAGGAGGGCGCAGCTTCTGGGGCGGGAAGGTGTGACCCTGACTGCCTTGCGTCCCGGCGGGAAGGTTCTGCTCGGCGATGACCTTTGCGATGCTCTGAGCCGGGGGGAGATGATCGACAAGGGGGAGAGAATCAAGGTGGTGGGTTTCAGTGGCGTTGAGGTTACGGTGGAGCGGGTGGTATGA
- a CDS encoding endonuclease/exonuclease/phosphatase family protein — translation MSFRLTAAWIEPQLAGRLPWALVVLGLLLPLASPLRAAVVAPGVKPVLTVATYNVLYRNTNLNVLLEMVRGLDAGLVCLQETTPRIEQRLRADLATLYPHQVYQTAKGSGGFGVLSRWPLEDVRFLPAENGMRGALLARVTPAGMKVSIEFANVHLRTPQVAGLVSLPGILAGFQKAGEIQDREIRRVHAAFQGMGPRLLMGDFNSFSFGPAQAFLKAQGWTDSLASVHEKPDEMPTWRDQRASMGMGFRIDYLFHTSQFRTISSQVISKGSSDHDPVVSQLQWVEPRP, via the coding sequence ATGAGCTTCCGCCTGACTGCCGCCTGGATCGAGCCGCAATTGGCGGGGCGTCTTCCATGGGCGCTGGTCGTTCTTGGCCTCCTGCTGCCTCTCGCGAGCCCGCTTCGGGCGGCGGTGGTGGCTCCCGGGGTGAAGCCCGTGCTGACGGTGGCTACCTACAACGTTCTTTATCGGAACACCAACCTGAACGTGTTGCTGGAGATGGTGCGTGGTTTGGACGCTGGGCTGGTGTGTCTGCAGGAGACCACCCCACGGATCGAGCAAAGGCTGCGGGCCGACTTGGCGACCCTCTACCCGCATCAGGTTTACCAGACCGCCAAGGGATCGGGTGGCTTCGGGGTGCTCTCGCGCTGGCCTCTGGAGGACGTTCGCTTCCTCCCGGCCGAGAACGGGATGCGGGGGGCCTTGCTCGCGCGGGTGACTCCCGCTGGGATGAAGGTGTCGATCGAGTTCGCCAATGTACATCTGCGGACCCCTCAGGTGGCGGGACTCGTTTCCCTGCCGGGTATTTTGGCGGGATTTCAAAAGGCCGGAGAAATACAGGATCGCGAGATCCGGCGAGTGCACGCCGCTTTTCAAGGGATGGGGCCCCGCCTGCTGATGGGGGATTTCAACAGCTTCTCCTTCGGTCCGGCCCAAGCCTTTCTGAAGGCTCAGGGCTGGACTGATAGTCTGGCGAGCGTCCACGAGAAGCCGGATGAAATGCCCACCTGGCGAGATCAGCGAGCCAGCATGGGGATGGGATTTCGGATCGATTATCTATTTCATACCTCCCAGTTTCGGACGATTTCTTCCCAGGTGATCTCGAAGGGTTCCTCCGATCATGATCCGGTCGTCAGTCAGCTCCAGTGGGTTGAGCCCAGACCGTAA
- the purH gene encoding bifunctional phosphoribosylaminoimidazolecarboxamide formyltransferase/IMP cyclohydrolase, translated as MTRALLSVSDKTGLVPFAQTLAQAGVELISTGGTAQALRSAGLTVKDLSDHTGFPEMLDGRVKTLHPKVHGGLLYLRGNAVHEETAKRHDIPPIDLVVVNLYPFEKTVAKPGVALHEAIENIDIGGPSMLRSAAKNHESVTVIVDPSDYDRVGAEVQASGETTLSLRRALAAKVYARTAAYDAAIASHLAAAFQLESAGEAPAALSLQLPRVQTLRYGENPHQKAALYGRFSEFFEQLHGKELSYNNILDLTAAAALIEEFGNEIPTVSILKHTNPCGVGQGATLKEAWDKAYATDKQAPFGGIIATNTPLDEACAEAISEIFSEVIVAPSFTPEALAVLQKKKNLRLLKVLKSPLQDSAVDIRSVGAGSLLWQQRDIQKVDRNSLKVVTRRAPTEAEFQAMLFGWRIVKHVKSNAIVYAGSDRTLGIGAGQMSRVDSSRIAVWKAGEAGLGLAGSVICSDAFFPFPDGLIAAAKAGATAAIQPGGSVRDAEVIAAADAHNVAMVFTGFRHFRH; from the coding sequence ATCACACGCGCCCTGCTCTCCGTCTCCGATAAAACGGGTCTGGTTCCGTTTGCCCAAACCCTGGCCCAGGCCGGGGTCGAGTTGATCTCCACCGGAGGAACGGCGCAGGCTTTACGGTCTGCGGGCCTGACGGTCAAGGACTTGAGCGACCACACCGGATTTCCGGAGATGTTGGACGGGCGGGTCAAGACGCTCCATCCCAAGGTCCATGGCGGTTTGCTGTACCTGCGCGGCAACGCCGTTCATGAGGAAACGGCAAAGCGCCACGATATCCCCCCGATCGATCTGGTTGTCGTCAATCTCTACCCCTTCGAGAAAACGGTCGCCAAGCCGGGAGTCGCCCTGCATGAGGCCATCGAGAACATCGATATCGGAGGACCTTCCATGCTGCGCAGCGCCGCCAAGAATCATGAAAGCGTCACGGTGATCGTGGATCCATCGGACTACGACCGGGTGGGCGCGGAGGTTCAAGCTTCAGGCGAGACCACGCTGAGTCTGCGTCGCGCGCTGGCGGCCAAGGTCTACGCCCGCACCGCGGCGTACGATGCCGCCATCGCGAGCCATCTCGCCGCCGCCTTCCAGCTGGAATCTGCCGGCGAAGCCCCAGCCGCCCTGAGCCTGCAGCTGCCGCGGGTCCAAACGCTCCGCTACGGCGAAAACCCCCATCAAAAAGCCGCGCTGTATGGTCGCTTCAGTGAGTTCTTCGAACAACTGCATGGCAAGGAGCTTTCCTACAACAACATTTTGGATCTGACGGCCGCCGCCGCGCTGATCGAGGAATTCGGAAACGAGATTCCAACGGTGAGCATTCTCAAGCACACCAACCCATGCGGCGTCGGCCAAGGTGCCACGCTCAAGGAGGCCTGGGACAAAGCTTATGCGACCGACAAGCAGGCACCGTTCGGCGGCATTATCGCCACGAACACCCCGCTCGACGAGGCCTGCGCCGAAGCCATCAGCGAGATCTTCAGCGAGGTCATTGTGGCGCCATCGTTCACGCCCGAAGCGCTGGCGGTGCTGCAGAAGAAGAAGAATCTGCGACTACTCAAGGTCCTGAAGAGCCCATTGCAGGACTCCGCCGTCGACATTCGGAGCGTGGGGGCCGGCTCCTTGCTCTGGCAACAACGCGACATCCAAAAGGTCGATCGCAACAGTCTCAAGGTAGTGACACGCCGGGCGCCGACTGAGGCCGAGTTCCAGGCGATGCTCTTCGGATGGCGGATCGTAAAACACGTCAAATCCAACGCGATCGTCTACGCGGGTTCCGACCGGACTCTGGGGATCGGGGCTGGACAAATGAGCCGGGTGGACTCCAGCCGGATCGCAGTGTGGAAAGCCGGCGAGGCGGGTCTAGGTCTGGCGGGCAGCGTGATTTGCAGCGATGCCTTTTTCCCCTTCCCCGACGGCCTGATCGCCGCGGCCAAAGCGGGCGCGACCGCAGCCATTCAGCCCGGCGGATCCGTGCGGGATGCGGAGGTTATTGCGGCAGCCGATGCGCATAACGTCGCGATGGTGTTCACCGGGTTCCGCCATTTCCGACATTAG